CCTGCCGCCGATCAAAGAGCTGGTAAAGCGCACCGAAGAGCACCTGAAAGGCATGGTGGTGCCGGGTACGCTGTTTGAAGAGTTTGGCTTTAACTATATCGGTCCGGTAGACGGGCACGACGTGCAGGGGCTGGTGCAGACGCTGAAGAATATGCGCAGCCTGAAAGGTCCACAGCTGCTGCACATTATGACCAAGAAAGGGAAAGGCTACGCTCCCGCCGAACAGGATCCCATTGGCTGGCACGGCGTGCCAAAATTCGACCCTGAAACTGGCACCCAGCAAAAAGGCCGCAGCGCCTATCCAAGCTACTCTAACGTATTCGGCGACTGGCTGTGTGAAGAGGCCGCTGTCGACGACAGGCTGATGGCGATTACGCCCGCTATGCGCGAAGGCTCAGGCATGGTGCGCTTCTCGAAAGAATATCCACAACAGTATTTTGACGTCGCCATCGCTGAACAGCACGCGGTCACTTTTGCCGCTGGCTTAGCGATTGGCGGCTATAAGCCAATTGTCGCTATCTACTCAACCTTCCTACAGCGCGCTTACGATCAGGTTATTCACGACGTGGCGATCCAAAAGCTGCCGGTAATGTTCGCCATCGACCGCGGCGGCATTGTTGGCGCTGACGGACCTACCCATCAGGGTGCGTTTGACCTGAGCTATCTACGCTGTATCCCCGATATGGTGATCATGACGCCAAGTGATGAAAACGAGTGCCGCCTAATGCTGCACACAGGGCATCACTATCAGGATGGTCCGACAGCGGTTCGCTACCCTAGAGGTAACGGCGTCGGTGCTGAACTGACAGCGCTAGAAGTACTGCCTATCGGCAAAGGCCGGCTCTGCCGTCAGGCTGATAGCGATCGACAGGGTAAAAAAGTCGCTATCCTCAACTTTGGTACTCTGCTGCCAGAAGCGCTGAAAGCGGCTGAACAGTTAGGCGCCACTGTCGCTGACATGCGCTTTGTAAAACCGCTGGATGAATCGCTTATCCGCACGCTGGCAAGTGAACACGACGCTCTGATAACTCTGGAAGAAAACGCCGTTATGGGCGGAGCTGGCAGCGGCGTTAACGAATGGCTGATGGCACAGCGCCTGAGCGTTCCGGTTCTTAATCTCGGACTGCCGGATGCCTTTGTCCCACAGGGTGGGCAGGAAGAGATCCGCGCCGACTTAGGGCTTGATGCAGACGGTATCGTTGAACGCTATCGCAAGTGGTCAGAAAACTAAGCCCCAAACCTCAATCCAGATAAGTCAAAAGCCCTCTTAGCGAGGGCTTTTTCATGTCTAGCGACCGCTTATCAATTATTGAAAGTGATCGTAACCGCGAGCGCCTGACTCTACCGGCTTCTCTCCATCAAACAGCCTGAAACCACCGTTAGCGGTAATCTGGCCAATGCAGGTACAGGGCTGAGCCAGCGCTGACAGGCCTTTTTCAACCGCCTCTCGATTTTTCTCGGAAACCGTGAAGCACAGCTCATAGTCCTCACCGCCGGCTAGCGCCCACTGCTGAGCCTGTTCCCGTGAACAGCTTCGCAGCAGCGCCTCGGATAGTGGCAGTTTGTCCAGCTGCACTTTCGCACCGCAGCCGCTGGCTTTGAGAATGTGGCCCAAATCGGACGCCAGTCCATCAGATAAATCCAACACGGAAGAAGCCAGCTGGCGCAGCGCCTGCCCTGCCAAAACGCGCGGAGAAGGCCGCAGGTGGCGCTCAAGCAGAAATCTGCGGTCAGTCTGGTCGTTCACGTCCAGCTTATCCAGCAGTATCGCTAGCCCTGCGGCGCTGTCCCCTAAAGTACCTGTCACATAGATCCAGTCCCCTGCTCTGGCGCCGCTGCGAGTGAGCGCCATATTCACTGGCACCCAGCCGTGAACGGTCAGCGTCAGGCTCAAAGGCCCTCGAGTGGTGTCGCCACCGATTAGCTGCATGCCATAATAGTCCAACAGGGAAAACAGACCATCGCTAAAAGCCGACAGCCAGGATTCATTCACCTCAGGCAGGGTAATCGCCAGCGACAGCCATGCAGGGTCAGCACCCACGGCAGCCAGATCGCTTAAGTTGACCGCCAGCGCCTTATAGCCTAAATCCGCGGGACTAATATCAGGAAGGAAATGGGTTCCACAAACCAGCGTATCGGTGCTGATCGCCAGTTCGTTTTGCAGGACGGGAACCAGCAGCGCACAGTCGTCGCCAATGCCGAGGCGGACATCCTTACGGTTATCTTTCTGCCGGTGGAAAAAGCGGGTAATCAGGTCAAATTCACCGCATGACATAAGCACGATACTCCAAACCAACGAAAAAAATCAGGCCAGCAATGCCGGCCTGAAAGAGCGTGTGCAGCAGCCTTGAGACTACTTATCCTTGCCTGCGTCTTTACGAACGCGCAGCCGGGGAACGACCTTGTCCAGAACGCCGTTAACGAACTTGTGGCTATCTTCCGCGCCAAAGGTTTTAGCGAGCTCAATGGCTTCGTTAATCACCACTTTATAGGGTACGTCTTCACGCTTGCTCAGCTCATAAACCGCAACGCGCAAAATCGCCCTTTCAATCTGCCCCAGCTCGTCCAGCGTGCGGGATAGATAGGGAGCCATCAGCTTATCCAGTTCAGAAGCCTGTGTCGCTGCCCCGGAAAAAAGCTCACGGAAATAGGTTAAATCAACGCCGTTGACGTCCTGTTCCGTCAGGAAGGCTAATTCGACATCGGCGATATCATTTTTCGATATCTGCCATGAGTATAGCGCCTGAACGGCGCACTCTCGGGCTCGGTGGCGAGCTGAAGGTTTCACTGATCTACCTCTTAAATTCAATCACACTTTCACAGCGCTCAGCGCGCTGTGTTTCAAGCTTTAATCGCCTTGATGACGTTAATCATTTCCAGAGCGGTCATTGCGGCTTCAGCCCCTTTGTTACCAGCCTTGGTACCAGCACGCTCGATCGCCTGCTCGATGTTTTCCGTCGTCAGTACGCCAAAGGCAACGGGAATGTGGCTGTTCATTGCCACGCTAGACAGACCAGAGCTGCACTCACCCGCTACATATTCAAAGTGGGCTGTGCCGCCGCGAATAACGGTACCCAGAGCAATAACCGCGTCATAGCGATCGGTTTCAGCAAGGGTGCGTACCGCTAATGGAAGCTCATAGGCGCCCGGCACCCATACGACTGTAATGTTGGCGTCAGAAACTTGGCCAATGCGCTTAAGGGCGTCAATTGCGCCTTCCAGCAGGCTGTCGTTAATAAAGTTGTTAAAACGCGCAATCGCGATAGCGACGCGCGCCTGCGGTGCAGCAACATTGCCTTCGATAACGTTCATACGTGTAATCCTTGGTGTTTTACTTTAATTACAGGGTCAAGGGGGCGGATTCTACCACATTCTTTCACGCGCTGCGCTGCGGATTTACACCGCCGCCGCTAGAATTCGGCGCGCGGCAGCAAACTCAGCCGCAGATCGTCACCGACGCGTTCAACGTCGCCAAAGGTAAAGCGCGGCGCGTCGGCCAGGCGCTCGATGCCCGGCAAGTGACACAGACCGCGCGCATCGTCTCCCAATAGCTTCGGCGCGGTATACAGCACCAGTTCGTCCACTAGCCCCTTGGTCAACAGCGCACCGGCAAGCGTAGCGCCCGCTTCCGTCCAGACACGGTTAATCTGCCGACGCCCGAGCTGCATCATCAGGACGACCAAATCGACACCACCGGCGGAGGACGGAACCAAAAATTGTTCAACATTGTCTGGCCAGCGCTCATCGCCCTTTTGAGTACGAACCAGCAAAATGGGCCCGGGTAGAGAAAAAACTTTCAAATCAGGCGTCAGCCGGTTTCTGGCATCCAGAATAACGCGAAGCGGCTGTCGCACACTCTCTTTGGGATAAGCTGACCGAACGTCGTCAGACAGATCTTCCCAGCGCACGTTCAGCGAAGGGTTATCCGCCAGTACCGTTTCGCTGGTGCTTAAAATCGCACAGCTCTGTGCCCGATACTGCTGCACGTCGCGCCGAGCAGCGGCAGACGTAATCCACTGGCTTTCACCGGACGCCATGGCCGTTTTGCCGTCCAGAGAAGCGGCCATTTTAAGCTGAAGGTAGGGAAAACCGGTTCTCATGCGCTTAAAGAAGCCGCGATTTAGCGCCTCCGCTTCTGCCATCATCAGGCCGTGCTCAACCTCAATGCCGGCCTGCTGTAGGCGATAAAGGCCACGCCCCGCCACTTCCGGATTAGGATCCTGCATAGCCGCGACGACCCGCGCAATGCCTGCGGCAATTAGCGCGTCGGCACAGGGTGGCGTTTTCCCATGGTGGCTACAGGGTTCTAGCGTTACGTAAGCCGTCGCACCGTGCGCTTTTTCTCCCGCAGCGCGCAGCGCGTGCACCTCTGCGTGGGGTTCACCGGCGCGATGGTGATAACCCTCACCAACAATAGCGCCGTCACGCACAATAACGCAGCCGACGTTAGGATTGGGTGACGTCGT
This DNA window, taken from Leminorella richardii, encodes the following:
- the thiL gene encoding thiamine-phosphate kinase yields the protein MSCGEFDLITRFFHRQKDNRKDVRLGIGDDCALLVPVLQNELAISTDTLVCGTHFLPDISPADLGYKALAVNLSDLAAVGADPAWLSLAITLPEVNESWLSAFSDGLFSLLDYYGMQLIGGDTTRGPLSLTLTVHGWVPVNMALTRSGARAGDWIYVTGTLGDSAAGLAILLDKLDVNDQTDRRFLLERHLRPSPRVLAGQALRQLASSVLDLSDGLASDLGHILKASGCGAKVQLDKLPLSEALLRSCSREQAQQWALAGGEDYELCFTVSEKNREAVEKGLSALAQPCTCIGQITANGGFRLFDGEKPVESGARGYDHFQ
- the ribE gene encoding 6,7-dimethyl-8-ribityllumazine synthase, yielding MNVIEGNVAAPQARVAIAIARFNNFINDSLLEGAIDALKRIGQVSDANITVVWVPGAYELPLAVRTLAETDRYDAVIALGTVIRGGTAHFEYVAGECSSGLSSVAMNSHIPVAFGVLTTENIEQAIERAGTKAGNKGAEAAMTALEMINVIKAIKA
- the ribD gene encoding bifunctional diaminohydroxyphosphoribosylaminopyrimidine deaminase/5-amino-6-(5-phosphoribosylamino)uracil reductase RibD; this translates as MHNDAVYMARAIELAWRGRFTTSPNPNVGCVIVRDGAIVGEGYHHRAGEPHAEVHALRAAGEKAHGATAYVTLEPCSHHGKTPPCADALIAAGIARVVAAMQDPNPEVAGRGLYRLQQAGIEVEHGLMMAEAEALNRGFFKRMRTGFPYLQLKMAASLDGKTAMASGESQWITSAAARRDVQQYRAQSCAILSTSETVLADNPSLNVRWEDLSDDVRSAYPKESVRQPLRVILDARNRLTPDLKVFSLPGPILLVRTQKGDERWPDNVEQFLVPSSAGGVDLVVLMMQLGRRQINRVWTEAGATLAGALLTKGLVDELVLYTAPKLLGDDARGLCHLPGIERLADAPRFTFGDVERVGDDLRLSLLPRAEF
- the nusB gene encoding transcription antitermination factor NusB: MKPSARHRARECAVQALYSWQISKNDIADVELAFLTEQDVNGVDLTYFRELFSGAATQASELDKLMAPYLSRTLDELGQIERAILRVAVYELSKREDVPYKVVINEAIELAKTFGAEDSHKFVNGVLDKVVPRLRVRKDAGKDK
- the dxs gene encoding 1-deoxy-D-xylulose-5-phosphate synthase gives rise to the protein MSLDITQYPTLALVNSPDDLRLVAKENLPKLCDELRQYLLNSVSRSSGHLASGLGTVELTVALHYVYNTPFDHIVWDVGHQAYPHKILTGRRDDMPSIRQKNGLHPFPWREESEYDVLSVGHSSTSISAGLGMAVAAQKEGKGRRTACVIGDGAMTAGMAFEAMNHAGDIKPDMLVILNDNEMSISENVGALNNHLAQILSGKLYATLRESGKMMLSGLPPIKELVKRTEEHLKGMVVPGTLFEEFGFNYIGPVDGHDVQGLVQTLKNMRSLKGPQLLHIMTKKGKGYAPAEQDPIGWHGVPKFDPETGTQQKGRSAYPSYSNVFGDWLCEEAAVDDRLMAITPAMREGSGMVRFSKEYPQQYFDVAIAEQHAVTFAAGLAIGGYKPIVAIYSTFLQRAYDQVIHDVAIQKLPVMFAIDRGGIVGADGPTHQGAFDLSYLRCIPDMVIMTPSDENECRLMLHTGHHYQDGPTAVRYPRGNGVGAELTALEVLPIGKGRLCRQADSDRQGKKVAILNFGTLLPEALKAAEQLGATVADMRFVKPLDESLIRTLASEHDALITLEENAVMGGAGSGVNEWLMAQRLSVPVLNLGLPDAFVPQGGQEEIRADLGLDADGIVERYRKWSEN